The nucleotide window ACCTCGCGGATGGTGGTGGCACCCTCGCGCGGCCTGCAGAAGGAGAGGAAGTCGTGCAGGCCGAGGAGGGCGTGGGCCTCCGTCTGCATGCGCCCCACATCCAGGGCGGCGCCGTGCCAGTGCGTGCCCCGGCGGGTGAGCGGGTCCTGCGTCGCTCGGCGGTCGCTGATGCGGTACTCGTACTCGCGCCACAGGGCGCCGAACCGCGCGTCGAAGCCCTCCGGTGCACGGGCCGCGCCGTGCACCACGACGGCGCCGCCCCAGCCGGAGAGCACGCCCGCGAGGCGGCGCAGCAGGGCCTGCCCCGGGTCATCGCCCGGCCGGCCCCGGGAGAGGCCCTCCCACTCGGCGGCGGAGAGGTCCAGATGGACCACCTGGCCGCGCGCGTGGACGCCGGCGTCGGTGCGCCCGGCCACCACCGTGGCCACGGGGCGGCGCAGGATCCGCTTTAGCGCCTCCTCGAGCGCGCCCTGGACGGTGGGCAGCCCCGGCTGGGAGGCCCAGCCGGAGAACGCCGAGCCGTCATAGGCGAGGTCGAGCCGCACCCGGAGGCGCGCGTCGGGGACGGCGAGGTCCGCGGCGGCGTCTGCGTCGGGCGCGGCGAGGTCCGCGGCGGCGGACGGGGTGGAGTCGGCCTCGGCGGACGCGTCCCCGCGCGGGCGGGTGTGCTCGGCAGAGCGGTGCTCGGTCATGGTGCTCCTGGGGGTCGACGCGACG belongs to Micrococcus sp. 2A and includes:
- the truA gene encoding tRNA pseudouridine(38-40) synthase TruA produces the protein MTEHRSAEHTRPRGDASAEADSTPSAAADLAAPDADAAADLAVPDARLRVRLDLAYDGSAFSGWASQPGLPTVQGALEEALKRILRRPVATVVAGRTDAGVHARGQVVHLDLSAAEWEGLSRGRPGDDPGQALLRRLAGVLSGWGGAVVVHGAARAPEGFDARFGALWREYEYRISDRRATQDPLTRRGTHWHGAALDVGRMQTEAHALLGLHDFLSFCRPREGATTIREVQDLRVERDPEGIVRVQIRADAFCHHMVRSIVGALLEVGEGRRAPGWAGERLAARVRDSHVRLAPPGGLTLARVAYPANPDVLRARAAGTRARRSL